In one window of Drosophila innubila isolate TH190305 chromosome 2L unlocalized genomic scaffold, UK_Dinn_1.0 4_B_2L, whole genome shotgun sequence DNA:
- the LOC117780886 gene encoding trehalose-phosphate phosphatase, translated as MPKDQVAPVISRLEEFEQNMPGYLNSNYKLAILMDFDGTLAPLVNNPANSKMSVELEKILRKLANHPQIFLSIISGRGLKDVQTHVNIDGVTYAGNHGLEIEYPDGSRHDFELPASVKKNYTAMVKELKQKLEKNGAWVEDKRVSVTYHYQGTPDELKDEQRQLAVQICQRHGFRANQAHEAIEAKPPVNWNKGEAALYILKNQFGDNWSEEVRVVFAGDDTTDEDVMRVLKGLGRSFRIASDAQVQTFADFRLPEQNVMTDLLRWIARVYV; from the exons ATGCCGAAGGACCAAGTTGCACCTGTTATCAGTCGTTTGGAGGAATTCGAGCAGAATATGCCAGG CTATCTCAACTCAAACTACAAGCTGGCTATTCTGATGGACTTCGATGGCACCTTGGCACCTCTTGTGAATAATCCCGCCAACTCGAAAATGTCCGTGGAATTGGAGAAAATACTCCGCAAGTTGGCAAACCATCCACAAATATTTCTGTCTATTATTTCGGGACGGGGTCTAAAGGATGTGCAGACGCACGTGAATATTGATGGTGTGACTTATGCTGGCAATCATGGACTGGAAATTGAGTATCCAGATGGTTCACGTCACGACTTCGAGTTGCCTGCAAGCGTCAAGAAGAACTATACGGCCATGGTGAAGGAACTGAAGCAGAAGTTGGAGAAAAATGGCGCCTGGGTGGAGGATAAGCGTGTCTCGGTCACCTATCATTATCAGGGGACGCCAGATGAGCTGAAGGATGAGCAAAGGCAGCTGGCGGTGCAGATTTGTCAACGTCACGGTTTCCGGGCCAATCAAGCACATGAGGCCATCGAGGCAAAGCCACCAGTTAACTGGAATAAAGGCGAGGCAGCTCTCTACATCCTGAAGAACCAATTTGGCGACAACTGGTCGGAGGAGGTTCGTGTGGTCTTCGCAGGTGATGATACCACCGATGAGGATGTCATGCGG GTACTCAAGGGTTTGGGTCGCTCCTTCCGCATTGCATCCGATGCACAGGTTCAAACATTTGCGGATTTCCGTTTGCCCGAACAGAATGTGATGACCGATCTGCTCAGGTGGATAGCTCGCGTCTATGTCTAG
- the LOC117780908 gene encoding probable trehalose-phosphate phosphatase C — MAEQKKAPLLKKEEDYVKALEGFITPDKDQVVLLLDYDGTLAPLTEELSVMPKDTEINIKKLAANEKIFMCVFSGRELSEIKNHLKFPNVTYAGNHGLEVEYPSGKKFKIEMPEELLEKHNKLVAELKEKVVCSGAWVEDKKISVTYHYKGVTDKLKAKLIAEAKGLIQSHGFQLIETPYALEGKPRVNWDKGEGAKMILEKHFDADWAKNLKIIYVGDDTTDEDAIKVLHGIGKTFRVSELPTLKTYANYQIKTVEEVGWLLKAVQAYYEKKKKA; from the exons ATGGCTGAGCAAAAGAAGGCCCCGCTCTTGAAGAAGGAGGAGGATTACGTCAAGGCTCTCGAGGG TTTCATTACACCCGATAAGGATCAGGTTGTCCTCTTGCTGGATTACGATGGCACACTTGCCCCTTTGACCGAGGAGCTGTCCGTTATGCCCAAAGATACGGAAatcaatattaagaaattggCTGCCAATGAGAAAATCTTTATGTGTGTTTTCTCCGGTCGCGAACTTAGTGAAATTAAGAACCATCTAAAATTCCCCAATGTTACCTATGCTGGTAATCATGGTCTGGAGGTTGAATATCCCTCTGGCAAGAAGTTCAAGATCGAAATGCCCGAGGAACTGCTCGAGAAGCACAACAAGCTGGTTGCCGAGCTTAAGGAGAAG GTTGTCTGCTCCGGCGCCTGGGTGGAGGATAAGAAAATTTCGGTGACCTATCATTATAAGGGTGTCACCGATAAGCTGAAGGCCAAGCTGATCGCCGAGGCCAAGGGTCTGATTCAGTCCCATGGATTCCAGCTTATTGAGACTCCCTACGCTCTGGAGGGAAAGCCCCGCGTCAACTGGGACAAAG GTGAGGGCGCCAAGATGATTCTGGAGAAGCACTTCGATGCCGATTGGGCCAAGAACCTGAAGATCATCTATGTGGGCGATGATACCACCGATGAGGATGCCATTAAGGTGCTGCATGGCATTGGCAAGACCTTCCGCGTTTCGGAGCTGCCAACGCTGAAGACCTATGCCAATTATCAGATCAAGACCGTTGAGGAAGTTGGATGGTTGCTGAAAGCTGTTCAGGCCTACTacgagaagaagaagaaggcatAA
- the LOC117780909 gene encoding SOSS complex subunit B homolog, translating to MYNAECIAIKDIKPGLKNINVIFIVLEVGVATVTKENREVRNFKVGDPTASINVSIWDEPGKLITPGDIVRLTKGYASIWRHCLTLYSGKNGEVFKVGEFCMIFNEALNMSEPKRADPQAPAPQAGMVAVQTPL from the exons ATGTATAACGCCGAATGTATAGCTATCAAGGATATTAAGCCCGGACtgaaaaacataaatgttattttcataGTGCTTGAG GTGGGTGTAGCCACGGTGACCAAGGAGAATCGGGAGGTGCGCAATTTCAAAGTAGGCGATCCCACAGCCAGCATTAATGTGTCCATTTGGGACGAGCCGGGAAAGCTGATAACGCCCGGCGATATCGTAAGACTGACCAAAGGATATGCGTCCATTTGGCGCCACTGTCTCACCCTGTATTCCGGCAAGAATGGTGAGGTCTTCAAAGTGGGCGAATTCTGTATGATCTTCAATGAGGCGCTTAACATGAGTGAACCGAAAAGAGCCGATCCCCAGGCGCCCGCACCCCAAGCCGGCATGGTAGCCGTACAAACTCCGCTGTGA
- the LOC117781334 gene encoding uncharacterized protein LOC117781334 translates to MRFVIFLVSLALLILVSADPIRILKDDLNQSAENTVLQINRIMVDSTLATAALIVEFRLADQAEIEKFQNFTHEWKSRDVVFVQDIIQLDEFRRQFFNLLPKESKEQRRSLLNQYTGGTYSQLQDKVYEYVAEQYESFKTKGTEMIRVAKEAGNTDKNIDILFDRFVQAERYHRESDFNNLLSYLKRI, encoded by the exons ATGCGTTTCGTGATCTTCCTAGTGAGCCTGGCTCTTTTG ATCCTTGTGAGTGCTGATCCAATTAGGATTCTCAAGGATGATTTAAATCAGTCTGCTGAAAATACTGTGCTCCAGATCAATAGGATTATGGTTGATTCAACACTCGCCACAGCCGCTTTGATTGTGGAGTTTCGTTTGGCTGACCAAGCTGAAATcgaaaagtttcaaaattttaccCATGAATGGAAATCCCGGGATGTAGTTTTTGTACAGGATATCATCCAACTCGACGAATTCAGaagacaattttttaatcTCCTGCCTAAAGAATCAAAAGAACAACGTAGAAGCCTTTTAAACCAATATACGGGAGGAACCTATTCCCAATTGCAGGACAAAGTTTATGAATACGTAGCAGAGCAATACGAATCATTTAAGACCAAGGGCACCGAAATGATCCGTGTGGCCAAGGAAGCTGGAAATACTGACAAAAACATCGATATACTATTCGATAGGTTTGTTCAAGCAGAACGGTATCACCGAGAGAGCgactttaataatttactcTCTTATCTCAAGAGAATATAG
- the LOC117781354 gene encoding uncharacterized protein LOC117781354, translating into MKMRFIIVQVSLSFLILVSAYSNGSLKDDLRQAAENTAFVIKVHEADLTFGTAKSIVDSRVADHVEIEKFQNLIKQWIPANESFVMNATQLDAFKTNFYNFLPKVSKEELVSRLDQYTKGANSEMQSLVKELVATQYDQFNIRATGLIRVAKEAGYIDNNIDMLFDKFVQADKYHKAHDFNNLLIYVNVK; encoded by the exons ATGAAGATGCGTTTCATAATCGTCCAAGTTAGCCTCTCTTTTTTG ATCCTTGTAAGTGCTTATTCAAATGGGAGTCTCAAGGATGACTTAAGGCAGGCTGCTGAAAATACTGCGTTTGTAATCAAAGTGCATGAGGCTGATTTAACATTTGGGACAGCCAAATCGATTGTCGACTCCAGAGTGGCTGATCATGTGGAAATcgaaaagtttcaaaatttgatCAAGCAATGGATTCCTGCAAATGAAAGTTTTGTAATGAATGCTACGCAACTCGACGCATTTAAaaccaatttttataatttcctgCCTAAAGTTTCAAAAGAAGAACTTGTGAGTCGGTTAGACCAATATACGAAAGGAGCTAACTCCGAAATGCAGTCCCTTGTAAAAGAACTCGTCGCAACTCAATATGACCAATTCAATATTCGGGCCACCGGATTGATACGTGTCGCTAAGGAAGCTGGATATATTGACAATAACATCGATATGCTATTCGATAAGTTTGTTCAAGCAGATAAATATCATAAGGCACACgactttaataatttactgATTTATGTGAATGTCAAATAG